A region of Planktothrix tepida PCC 9214 DNA encodes the following proteins:
- a CDS encoding ribbon-helix-helix protein, CopG family, whose protein sequence is MSTNRKKRTPSTPRPASAISDKVKVTVSLTADSAQQIESLAQELGVSKSELFERLGKGELNVSTKTPETAPSTSSETVETSNVESSALSSENVALKQQVEEQANTIQQLKQQLTRISELEAQLAQTVDSATHEALKQEAEQQKQTITNLHHQLEQKVTQTVDAEVYQALQKASEQQKSTIAQLQTQLNRIPELEQELAGKISAEAHQTLQNELEQQRTIQAQLTQQIEALEKELNESNGSLAQLQMKQEKITELEVKLAHSISTESYSQLEHLCATQKAQIATMEQKLASLVSTKTQHQGTTNTTVNYDALKNYLQEQDNLIDALQKRVLELQGLACFGESQLSKWRNRTYNS, encoded by the coding sequence ATGTCCACCAATAGAAAAAAACGCACTCCTTCTACTCCCCGTCCTGCTTCTGCCATTAGTGACAAAGTAAAAGTTACGGTTTCATTAACGGCTGATTCAGCACAACAGATAGAATCCTTGGCTCAAGAATTAGGAGTCTCCAAATCTGAGTTATTTGAACGCCTAGGAAAAGGGGAATTAAATGTATCCACCAAAACTCCAGAAACAGCACCTTCCACTTCTTCTGAAACGGTAGAAACTTCTAATGTAGAGTCTTCTGCTCTTTCCTCTGAGAATGTAGCCTTAAAACAACAAGTTGAAGAACAAGCTAATACAATTCAACAGTTAAAGCAGCAACTGACTAGGATATCAGAATTAGAAGCTCAACTGGCGCAAACCGTTGATTCTGCAACCCATGAAGCCTTGAAACAAGAAGCGGAACAGCAAAAACAAACCATTACTAATCTACACCATCAACTAGAACAAAAAGTAACACAAACCGTTGATGCAGAAGTGTATCAAGCTTTACAAAAAGCATCAGAACAACAAAAATCAACGATTGCTCAATTACAAACTCAATTAAATCGAATTCCTGAATTAGAACAAGAATTAGCCGGAAAAATTTCGGCAGAAGCTCACCAAACTTTGCAAAACGAATTAGAACAACAACGCACTATTCAAGCCCAATTAACTCAGCAAATTGAAGCCTTGGAAAAAGAACTTAACGAAAGTAATGGTTCTCTAGCGCAACTCCAAATGAAACAAGAAAAAATTACGGAATTAGAAGTAAAATTAGCTCACAGTATTTCTACAGAAAGTTATTCCCAGCTAGAGCATCTTTGTGCAACTCAAAAAGCTCAAATAGCAACAATGGAACAAAAATTAGCGAGTTTAGTTTCTACTAAAACACAACATCAGGGAACGACGAATACAACGGTTAATTATGATGCTTTGAAAAACTATTTGCAAGAACAAGATAACTTAATTGACGCTTTGCAAAAACGGGTTTTAGAATTGCAAGGATTAGCTTGCTTTGGAGAATCTCAACTT